The genomic segment tataggttccatgacctcactacttgtttgccttatttccattgactccatgccagtttccttagtaaatacagatgcaaaaaagcccatttaagatctcccccatttcttttggttccatacatggccgaccactctgatcttcaagaggaccaattttatcccttactatccttttgctcttaatatacctgtagaagctctttggactatccttcaccttgactgccaaagcaacttcatgtcttcttttagccctccggatttctttcttaagtattttttgcactttttatactcctcaagcaccttatttgctccgtttcctatacatgtcatacatctttCTCTTCTTTTTTTTTATCTGAGTTCCAATaccccttgagaaccaaggttccttattgttattcactttgcctttaattctgacaggaacatacaaattctgcactctcaaaatttcccctttgaaggcctcccactaacaaatcacatccttgccagagaacaacctgtcccaatctacgCTTTTTAGAccctttctcatttctttaaatttggcctttttccagtttagaacctcaacccaaggactagatctatctttatccatgatcaagttgaaactaatggtgttatgatcactggaaccatagtgttcccctacacacacttccgtcacctgtcctaactcatttcctaataggagatctaatattgcatcctctctagttggtacctctatatattgatttagaaaactttcctgaacacattttacaaactctaacccatctagacctttaacagtaagggaatccaatcaatatgtggaaaattaaaatcccctactatcacaactttatgtttcctgcagttgtctgctatctctctgcagatttgctcctctaattctcgctgactattgggtggtctataatacaaccccattaatgtggtcatacctttcctgtttctcagctccacccatatggcctcggtagacaagccctctaatctgtcctgcctgagcactggtgtaacattttccctgactagcaaagCCACCCctccacccttcattcctctgcctctatcacgtctgaaacatcggaaccctggaacattaaggtgccagtcctgcccctcctgcagccaaatttcactaatggctataatgtcgtaattccatgtgtcaatccacgccctcagctcgtcagccttccccacaatactccttgaattgaaatagacacacctcagaagattattaccaccacagaccacccttctatttgtgactttgcatgaatttttaacatcatttactttcacccccgctccactatctactctggcactctggttcccatccccctgcaaatctagtttaaaccctccccaaaagtaCTAACAAACAAATCATACATTACAcagcactgcattccatctgccacttttttgcccattcttccaatttgtatagtagtagtaggcagctgttgatcccaggggatcacGGGTTTgggcctctggtggactgtgtcctctccagggcacaagattgggcaggaagatttgaagaaccagctgttgcccatgcagcaggttccccctctccaagtcaccgatgtagtccaagggaagggcaagtgccaatacagcttgacaccagtgtcgtccCAGAGGTTGcgagagtgaagttgtaaacaacatcaaactgccttagggatgcccgctccggatttcttcctcagggtttacttccgaagcctttcccatgggtgggtatggctgcaagacagcagaggtttaaaatcaagagttttccttctctccaATTTGTATGTCCTGCTGAAATAACATAGCTTCCTCAGCgctacctacccctctacctatcttcgtatcatctgctttgccacaaagccatcaattccactatctaaatcattgccaaacaatgtgaaaagcagcagtcctaaTATTGAAccaaggaacaccactagtcattggcagccaaccagaaaaggtcccctttctTCACACTCACTGCcatctgtcagccattcctctatccatgccagtatctttcctgtaacatcataggattttatcttgttaagtagcctcatgtgaagcactttatcaaatgcattctgaaaatctaagtaaaggacatccactgcctctcctttgtctatcctacttgctacttcctcaaagaattctaacagatttgtcaggcaagacttcccccaaccgaaatcatgctgactttggcttattttatcattagtgtcCAAGCACCCCAAAACCTTTTCCTTAATAAGGGACTCTAACACTTTTCCAAccagaggttaggctaactggtttataatttctggtcttcttagagagtggagtgacatttgcaattttccagtccttcgggaccatgtcagcatctccttccaagttACTTTGCAACTTttttctcacaccactgtaatttccattactcctctgaaatactgctacaccagactttactttctccctatcaaatttcaaattgaactcaatcatattgcgatcactgcctcctcagggttcttttaccttaagcttacAGTTCATTATTGATGTAAGTTGTTTTTACCGTAATTAAAGAAATAATTTGATTTGtaactttaaatagatttgaacaaTTTTTGCATTAGATGTCACAACACTGAACttagttcctattttcttttcaCTGCACATCATAAACCAAAATTCTTTGTAGATTTTATATAATGGCTGGAAAGGAGAATCTGAGGATGTGGTCCGGGAGCCACTGGGTGGTAACCTAAAGTTTGGGAACAACCACTCTAAATTCACTGAAAGGATGTGCAAACTAACAGTCTGCTCCCAGCCAATATTCCCTGCACTAAAGCCTTACTTTCACACAACTGGCTACTTTGGATAGACGGTAATGTTTGCATGTCTCGTGTCAAGATTCACAAAACATGCTTTCTGTTCTCAGCCTCATAATAAGAGATTCAGGCAGAAAAGACTGAAAATATTCTCAAAGCCTCAAAGGAATGCAATGTTCCTGATTTTTGCGAATCCTTGATCCACGACAACTCCAGGAATATTTGAGATGATATTGAAAATGTTAGATCCATCCGTTGGGACATAGAAGCCCTGTATAAATAGTAGGATTGCACCAGCTCACAAACAACCCAACTCACTAGGCATCTCAAATATCATCTGTTCAAGTCTGTGGATTCTAGTCCTGCCTCATTCTTCACTTTAGAATCTTCAACATTGTTGTGGAAGCAAATTATCCTTGATCCCAAAGAATTACCCAAGACAATTGGTTACAATTAGAAAATGCTGCCCCATACTGAAAATGGCAAGCCACTGTTGGAATCCATATGGAGTTGTCCAGATAAAGATGCAAAAATGCAAAGACCTTAGCTACAATTTTCAAATTTGTCTCCTTTTAATAATTTTTTCTAGATTGGAAAGTTGTAGATATTTTTAATTAATGGCAGGGCAGACATGAAAAGCAGAATAATTTACACATATTCATCAGAGTTTATGTGACTTTGGCACTCAAGAAAATTATGGTAGTCTTTGGTGGTACAATGATACAATCTTAGAGTGAAGGAGTCTTAAGATGCGAATTACATATTATGGATTCTTCTATAATGACTACCAAATTTCATGATCCTTCTTGACAGCCTCCTCCCTGTGCAGCCTTAATCATTTGAGCTGTTCATATTTTTGTTTAAATATAGTAGTTTATTATGTTCTGATCATTACCTTTTcttaactattttaatattttgcaACATGCAGTACTTACTCTAAACATTTTTAGAAGAATATTTCTATTCTGTATGCATTATCAATAAAGTAAATAACTGCAATATCAATTTAGCGTATCCTCATTTTGAACATATCCTTGAGCAGTCATGGCTAAGTAAGCTAGTCGATTTTCCAAAGCACCAACTTTGTAATCATTTTGTAACAATGGTCATATATCACGATCCAATTATCGCAGAAGGCAGGCAATATGTCCTGACTGAAAGATGCATTTGACAAGCATTTCTAAATTCTCTGTAACATTGAGCAGCCTTCAGCCTGGATCAAATCACCATGCAATCGCATTAGTTAAGCTATTACCCTTTGTATGATCTTGGGCTTTTTACCAATCTCAGAATTCATTTGCTGACAGTGAGTCATTCATaaaaatacaaaaactacagGCAAATGAGTATCTTGTATAACTGGTATAGCAGACAAAGTACTTTAATTATATTAAAACACAGCCCTGCCATGCAATAACCAAAGTACCATGTGAAAGTTTGTATGTATTTGAAATAAAGCCCCCCCCATTCAAAAAAGTTAGCTACTTTCTGATAGGAAAGGTATgttgcatccggagtttctccggttagccaatgatttccctccatgcctctctgacgtagtggggattCGCGaacaaggcaagttacagcagtggtagGAACAGGAAAATGTTTTATCTCCCCTTTTCCTTTGTGATTATTACATTTCCCCCATTTTTACATTTTATAGTGCATTTACATTAAAATCAAATAATAGCTAGTGTATATAAAGTTGCTGTGTCAATTAATCTGAAACATTTTCTGATTAATGTTATTTTAATGTTCAAGTTAGCTACAAACTTTAACAAAGATGCAGAATACATTAAGATTACATGAAGCATACATTTCCCAGAGAATGTATTATGATATTACTTCAGTCAGCATATCATTCAATGCCGAATCTTTTGCTGTTTCCCATCTTCTTAAAACATAAAAACAAGTTCTTGTGTACTTTGTTTTCACATATTTACCACGCTAATCCCTTTGGACATTTtgattttcctttctttttcaactGGTACTTAATCTTCTTTCTTTGTCTTGGATGCATCCATATTGGATATTGTCCATGTTCATCCAAAAATGTctttttgttcctttttttgtCTACGTCCATGCTAGAAGCTTCATCTGGGAAGATTATGGTTGTATGCATCAGAGTTAAGCCACAAGTTCAAAATCTCAAATCATCAACATCAAGTATTGGCAAATTGCAAATTAACCCAATAAAATATTGACTCCTGGAAGATTTGCTATTCAAAGTAACAAGCAGcggcatcacacaaaccaactaGGTCCAATTGAAATACATGGTCAATGGTGAGTTAATCTGGTTTTCAGATGACTCTAGAGATAGCGTTATTTGCTGCAGGATCTTTAGGTTACGACGGAGTCAAGGCTCACAGATGATTTAAATTATTTGTTCATTCAAGAATTTAAGAGCACTGAGTTCTCACTGTTTTTATTTacattaaaaaacttaaaataatTTCAAACTTTAGCTTAAAATTGATAATGTATCTTTatggaataaaataaaaataatggaaATAAACTTGGagcaaaaaagaaacacaaatgtTGAGAGATGTAAACCAAAAACAGAAAGCTAGAAGTGGTCAGCAGGTCAAACCGTACTAGTGGGCAGAGAAGGGTCTGGAATCAAGCTGTCAACCCCAGTTCATTGAAACTGGTCTAACTGCTGGGAGCTTCTAGCGTTCTCCATTATTCCACAAATAATTTGTCAGGTACACCTAAATTTCATTACTGAATGAAATCAAACTTGTTTGAGATATCCCATTAGTCTGTAACTACTCAGTTTTTCTTCCTCTACATAATTAATGATACGCTCCAATTTTAACTCCCCTATAACTTAGTTTATGACTTCTCCTGGAATTCTAAGGCTTTTTAAGCCCACTTTCATCAATTTTAATCCAACTCCCTCGATGCTTCTCTTctcaaatcattaaaaaaaaatataccgTTTTCTGCAGCTGGcttctgttggagtttttcagaAGAGACGACAGTTGCAATTTCTTTAATATCATTCATATTAATGTCACCACTCTGATTCATTCCCAGTACACTTTTCAGACGTGCAAGCTCCTTTGGTGCATTCTTCTTCCGTTTTTCTGCTCGCATCTTCCGCTTCCGTTTACTCCTTAAACTTTTTGCCATTCTTTATGCTGTATTTGAATAAAAATGAAATTACATAATTCCTCGTTTAAACAGAAAACTGCACATTGAATAAGTGACAAATCTTGCTTCCTAAAACTGCACGCTGAATGTCCCAAATATAAATTTTAATACTGATTTCTGTTACCCAGCACATACAATTTGGAATTCACTGTCTTCAAGTTCAATTCTAACACACTCCAAGCTAACAATGCCCATCTTACCAGGGCCCTGGGATGTAAAATAGAATCATATTCTGCAGTGCATCAGCTTTTACCAGCAATAAACAAAAAGCAATATGTTAATTTTTTTTGGGACACGTTTTATCTGATATGAGCTTTTCCTACATAATAGCAAATTATTTATTTTGATTATTCAAGCACAACACAAGCAGAAAGAATACAAGATAGAACTTTTCTCTTATTTTTCAAATTTTCCCTTCAATCCTTTTATTTAAGTTTATGGCTTGTCAGCATAACTCTTTGATATCCTTATGTACTTTGTAGGAAAATTGCAATCATTTAAGTTTTGAGTTTTGAAACTATCAAACATAAGCTTGTTATAGATGGTTGCATGAAATGTAAGGCTGTGAttaataggtgattttaactttcacgTGTTGACTGGCACTCCAAGGACCGGATGGAATAGAGAACATGTACTCATCAGGAAAGTTTCCGTAATCAGTttgtagaagtcccaactagagagagtgtgatactggatctcctTTTAGGGTGTGATACAGGGAAGGTGACAGAAGTGTATGCAGCGTACATTTTGTGAGCGTAATTCCAATAGttccaagataattatggagaaggatagggctGGTCTTAGGATTAAGGTACTAAATAGGAGAAAAACTAATTTTGATATCAGACGTGATATGGCAGGTGTGGGTTGAGATGGATTGCTTTCCTGCAAAGATACCTGGTAAGTGAAGGGGCCAGCCtccaaaagtgaaatattgagagtgcagatctgtatgttcctgttagaataaagGGCAAGGCTAACAGGTTTAAGGAACCTTGCTTATCgagaaatattgaggccctgatAAAGAAAACGGAAGTGTCTATCAGGGATAAgcaatcaggaacagcttcaacaGTGTAAGAAATTGAAAAGGACACTACGGAAAGAagtcagaagggctaaaagaggacatgaggttgctctggtagacaaggtgaaagagattTTCAAGAGGTGCTTTAGATATATCAAGAGCAAATGGATATCCCCAAATCACAAACTGCAGATTGGATGGGGCTAGTTCTGTTTGCCTTTCACCGACATGTGTGTTACAATACTTACAAAATGTGACACAAAGTCTACAGTTACTGCAGTGGGATAATCTGCCAGAAACGGTTAAAACTACAGCGAGGTGAGAACGTGAGAAGTCTACTACTGCATCACTATCTACCACTACAACTTCCCTTAAATCCCTGAAACTTATCATATTTTGAAAGGAAGTTCACTTCGCTTTACTTGGTGAGTACACGCACTTTATTGCCACATTGAATTTACATATAATAGCAATTAAAAATATTTGCCTAAAATTATTTCCCGAGTTTTATTCTTACTAAACTATTTTTATTTTCATGTATATTCAATACTGTACTTTTTCATGAGATTATACTTATAATTCTTTGACGCTTACTATTTTTCTATAGAGCCTACTCACAAAATTGTATtttcagtttgtgtgtgtgtgtgtgggtgtgtgtgtgtgtgtgtgtgtgtgtgtgtgtgtgtgtggcatttCAAAGTGATAAGCAGCTCGGATATATTTGAAAAACTGAATTTATACAACAAGGAGTTACAAGGACAAAAACTGTAATCTCATATCATGCAAGGAGGCTACTACCGCTTTCCCTGGAAAacctcaaaattttcaacaagtTTATGGAATTTCCTTCACTGGTCAATCTTAAAATGGAATAGCAAGATAGTGATTTGATTGCATATCTTGATCATTTAAAACAACTGCACACTGATATGGAATTTAGGTTCAGAGACCTGCTGGAGATGCATATTGCAGATTGGTGGATCCATTTGGGGTGAATATGAATGATTTTGACACCACATTGCAAGAATGTCTTATTGAGCTGCAGTGATGTAACAGCTCAAACAAAACTCAAACACAGAAAGCAAAATTTTGGATAACTGTTAATATTCAAAATAAGTTTCCACAGCTCTGGGAGAAAGCAAAGTTGACTTTTtaaaattcagagtcagaatgaggtttattatcaccggcatgtgacgtgaaatttgttaattttgcagcagcagttcaatgcaatacctaatctagcagagaaaaagaaacaattttttaaaaatttaaaaaataataagtaaatcaattacagtatatgtatattgaatagattttaaaatgtgcaaaaatagaaatactctATCTTAAAAAAAAGCGTCTAaagattcaacgtccatttagaaatcggatggcagaggagaagaagctgttcctgaatcgctgagtgtgtgtgccttcaggcttctgtacctcctacctgatggtagcagtgagaaaagggcacgtcctgggtgcgggaggtccttaataatggacgctgcctttctgagacactgctccctaaagatggcctgcatactttgtaggctagtacccaagatggagttgactagatttacagccttctacagcttctttcagtcctgtgcagtgataccagacagtgatgcagcctgtcagaatgctctccatggtacaattgtataagtttttgagtatatttgttgacatcccaaatcacttcaaactcctattaaagtatagctgctgtcttgccttctttataacaacatcaatatgttggaaccaggttagatcctcagagatcctgacacccaggaacttgaaaccactcattctctccacttctgatccctctatgaggattggtatgtgctccttcatcttacccttcctgaagtccacattcaggtctttcatcttactgacattaagtgccAGGTTATGCTGCAGTGAGCatagcacacatccctgaggtgcgccactgttgattgtcaacgaggaggatatgttatcaccaatccgcacagattacgGTCTGCTTAAGAAGTTagggatctaattgcagaggggggtacagaggcccaggttctacagcttctcaatcaggattgtgggagtgatggtattaaatgctgagctatagttgatgaacagcatcctgacgtaggtgcttgtgttgtcgaGGTGGTCTAAAGTCATGTGGAGAGCCACTGCGATTGCGTCTGtgttgatctattgtggcgataggcaaattgcaatcggtccaggtccttgctgaggcaggagttcagtctagtcacgaccaatctctcaaagcatttcatcgctgttgatgtgagtgctaccgggtttatagtcattaagacagcccacattcttcttcttaagcactggtataattgttgcctttttgaaacaagttggaacttccacccatagcagtgaaagattgaaaatgtccttgagtacttCTGCTAGTTGGTcggtacaggttttcagagcgttaccaggtactccatccagacctcccgccttgcgagggttcactctctttaaagacagcctactGGATTCCCACTATTTAGTTGAATGTAGCTTTAGTCAAGCTCTTAACCTGTATCAAAAGCTCGTAATCATTTTAATGTTGTGAAGAGGTGATCCTCAATTTTCTTTAACCAAGTTGCAACCAGATATTCAAATACTTGCTAGTTTGCATCAGTCGCAAGGATCTCACTAAATAGCTAAAGTAACAATATTAAGCGCTTTTTCATTGCTGGTTGGAAGAATATTgaatatattataaataaagtatCTTATTCAGAGCTTTGAAATAGTTTAATTTTTCATATATACCCGTATCATTTCATTTAACATATAATAGCTATAACctattaaaacataaatattgACTGGAACTTAGTACATTTGACCAAAAAGATGTTAGGAACCACTGTTGTACAAAGTATAGGTTATGAAAAATTACAGTGGAATATCTTGTGGGTTAAGGACACATAAGTGACTTTCAATCCAGATAAGAGTTATTGCATTCTGGGAGATCAAACTAGGCCAGGACTTGTACAGCGAATGGCGGAGCTCTGGGGAATGACATTATGACCCAAGTGTAAAGTCTGCAGAAAACAGTGTCACAAAtagacagggtagtgaagaaagcatttggcacaCATAccgtcatcagtcagggcactgaataATCATCataatcgggtttaatatcattggcatatttcgtgaaatttgttgttttgcagcagcagtacactgcaacacaattaaaaaataaatcttacaaaaatatataaaaaaattaaactaAGCAAGTaatgcaagaagagagcaaaagGGAGGAATTGTTCATGGGcttattgtccattcaaaaatctgatgacaACGTGGAAAAAGCTACTTCTGAAACGATGAATGtatgtcttcaaactcctgtacctcgtccttgatggcagcaatgagaagagggcatgtcctggatgtgggggggggtctttaacgatggatgccacccTCTTGATGCACCGTCCTTCCAaggtgtcctgggtgctggacagGCTAGTGCCCATAAAGGAGcgggctgagcttacaactttctgcagctttttctgatcctgcgcagtggcaccaccataccagacagtggtacaaccagttagaatgctctccaaggtacacctgtagaaatctctgtgtctttggtgacaaaccaagtctcctcaaactcctaatgaaatacagctactgttgtaccttctttgtaactgcatcaatgtgttggacccAAGGTAGATCTTCAGagctattgacacccaggaacttgaaactggtcaccctttccacttctgatctctcaatgagaactggtgtgttccccttacttcctcttcctgaagcccacaatcaattccttagtctcactgacgttgaatgcaaggttgttactgcgacACCATTCAACCTGCCGATaaatctcattcctgtatgcctcctcatcaccatccgaaattctgccaacaataattgtgttgtcagcaaatttatagagggCCTAGCCATACGGTAGTGAGTGTAgaaagagtggagcagtgggttaagtgagcaccagtgttgactgtcagcaaggaaatgttatttctgatctgcactgactgtggtctcccagtaaggaagccaaggatccaattgcacagggaggtacagagaTCCAGGGTTTAGAGCTTGTTGATTACAacagagggtatgattgtgttgaacaccgagctgtagtcagtaaacagcagcacgatgtaggtattgctattgtccaggtgatccaaggccgagtggagagccagtgagattttaTCTGCTGTAAACCTATTGTGGTGACAgataaattgcagtgggtccaggtccttgcttaggcagaagctgattctggccatgaccaacctctcaaagcacttcatcacagtagatgtgagtgcaactgggcaaatcgttgaggcagctcatcctgctcttcctgggcactggtatgattgttactcttttgaagcaggtgggaacctccgaccGCAGCAGTGAgacattgaagatgtccttgaacactcccaccatttGGATGGACATGTCTGAAATgccttaccaggtacaccatgagggcctgatgccttgcagaGGTTCACCTtttgaaggatgttctgacatccgcctttgagacagagatcacagggctgCCAGATGCTTCAgtgatttgcacaggtgtagttttattctccctttcaaagcatgcataaatgGCATtgtgctcatctgggagtgaagcatcacggccattcatgatgttaggttttgctttgtaggaagtaaaagCCTACAAACTCTGCCAGAGCTGATGAGCATTCGTTCATAACTTCAATCAAAATTCTTTTTTTCTCGCTCTTAAAATAGACTTCTTGGATTTCTTTTAtcgttctggatcactggtctcgAATGCCACAGTCCTTGCCCTCAGTATAGGAGATGAAAAGTTATGTCGCAGCtacataagatgttggtgaggcaaaTTTTGGTCACCCTTTTTATTGGGAGGGAGTAAATAAACACAATTAACCAGGATGTTGGCTGTACTCGtgggcctgagttacaaggagagattgtgtagactaggactttattccctggaatgtaggagattgaggggcaATGACAGAGAGGTAGAAGATCATGAAGGACTTATATACATACACAGGGTGAAAGCACATTGCCTTTTTCTCAGGGAGGTGATGCTGAAAAACAAGATGAAATAAGCTTAAGGTCAGAGCTGAGagatttaaatggtttggcacatactagatgggctgaagggcctgtttctgtggtgtggtGTAGTctatttaaaagggacatcaggggcagcttcttcacacaaagggtggcGTGTATTTGGAACAAGCTGAGTAGGCATAATAGCAACATGGATGAGAGGCTTAGAGGGCTTTGGGACCAGCCCGCTGGCCAAAACAGCTAGCACAGACAAGTTAGGCCAAAGAACCTGTTTCCATGTAGTATGACTTTCTTGACACTCTATACTTTATAACTAGATCCACTACCACTTCTTCTGTAGTGGGACCATCAGCCACTTGCTCAAAAAGCTCCACAAGATACACTAAAAGTTGCACCCCTCTTTATATTTCACACTAAAGTGATCACATTCAATTTCAGAAAAGTTGAATACTCATTACTATAATCCTATTGCTCCTAGGTCTCTTAACTGTGTAGACATTATCAACTTCTACACCTTCTGCTGGGTGTTAAAAGGCTCGTGGTTTGTCTCCTATACTCACTGGCACACTTTGTTCCCATGTGACCTCATTTGATGAGCCTTTCAAGATACCGCCATAACTGCAATACCACTTCCTTTGCAATGCCAGTCATACCTTAAGATTCCGTACCCTGGAATGCTCTAGTCCTGTCCTTTTAACTATTTATCTATGCTAGCATTTGTGCTGCTCAATAGCTCAGCTCCATCTGCTTTACTATTCggactccttgcattgaaatagatacaAATTAACCTTGCATTCCTCCCACGACGGAATACTGAGTTTCCATTTAAATAGCATTTCAAAAGTTATTTAAAGCTCTCTGAAATAAAGCAATAAACTATCTACAATGGCGGATAGTGAGCG from the Mobula birostris isolate sMobBir1 chromosome 9, sMobBir1.hap1, whole genome shotgun sequence genome contains:
- the llph gene encoding protein LLP homolog, with protein sequence MAKSLRSKRKRKMRAEKRKKNAPKELARLKSVLGMNQSGDINMNDIKEIATVVSSEKLQQKPAAENDEASSMDVDKKRNKKTFLDEHGQYPIWMHPRQRKKIKYQLKKKGKSKCPKGLAW